One Portunus trituberculatus isolate SZX2019 chromosome 7, ASM1759143v1, whole genome shotgun sequence genomic window carries:
- the LOC123519337 gene encoding uncharacterized protein LOC123519337 yields the protein MVQKRWCGEQIDVYANEISRLAGLAGFTGDALSKSQWYAPKNGEVKVWCDASAIALGVILEANGSCIEDAAWLRKKDDYEHINVAELNAVLKGVNLALGWGYRSFELFTDSATVFNWISNSMSEEKRVKTKGAAEIMIKRRLGILKNIVREFEIYFRVRLIATDKNKADMLTRVPKKWLTTNNTDEQNFCAGVLNLKEVHDAHHFGVDRTLFLARQLDPSISRAAVQRVVRQCDRCQMINPAPVRHNGGEINASENWQRVAIDVTHYRHQPYLSIIDCGPSRFALWKELRMETANHIAQILNDIFLERGPVSELLMDNATVFRSVLIEDISNKWNIKRLFRAAYRPSGNGIVERNHRTIKTTAEKSNIPPSEAVFWYNMTPRLSQNEESVPHRALFKYSWRHPSVCPVEENEEAASVEIGEEVWVKPADGRCTTP from the coding sequence ATGGTACAAAAAAGATGGTGTGGTGAGCAAATAGATGTGTATGCTAATGAAATTAGTAGATTAGCGGGACTGGCTGGATTCACGGGTGATGCTTTAAGTAAAAGCCAATGGTATGCACCGAAAAACGGAGAAGTGAAAGTGTGGTGTGACGCGAGTGCTATAGCTCTGGGAGTTATTCTTGAAGCGAATGGTTCTTGCATTGAAGACGCTGCAtggttaagaaagaaagatgactaTGAGCACATCAATGTTGCAGAGTTGAATGCTGTTTTGAAGGGAGTTAACTTAGCACTGGGATGGGGATATCGCTCATTTGAGTTGTTTACTGATTCAGCCACGGTTTTTAATTGGATTAGTAATAGTATGAGCGAGgagaagagagtaaaaacaAAGGGAGCTGCAGAAATTATGATAAAGCGAAGGTTGGGAATCTTAAAAAACATCGTTAGAGAATTTGAGATTTATTTCAGAGTAAGGTTGATAGCAACTGATAAGAACAAGGCAGATATGTTAACTAGGGTGCCCAAGAAGTGGTTGACTACTAACAACACTGATGAACAAAACTTCTGTGCAGGAGTCTTGAACTTGAAGGAGGTGCATGATGCCCACCACTTCGGTGTTGATAGGACGTTGTTCCTCGCTCGGCAGCTGGATCCCAGTATATCCAGGGCGGCCGTTCAGAGAGTTGTAAGGCAATGTGACCGATGCCAAATGATAAATCCTGCGCCAGTAAGACAtaatggaggagaaataaatgcTTCAGAGAATTGGCAAAGAGTTGCCATCGATGTCACCCACTACAGGCACCAACCGTACCTGAGCATTATTGATTGTGGACCAAGCAGATTTGCTTTGTGGAAGGAGTTGAGAATGGAAACAGCAAACCACATAGCACAGATTCTTAATGACATTTTTCTAGAGAGAGGACCAGTTTCTGAACTACTAATGGATAATGCCACAGTGTTTAGATCGGTGTTGATAGAGGATATAAGCAATAAGTGGAACATCAAGAGATTGTTTCGCGCAGCATATAGACCCAGTGGCAATGGTATAGTGGAACGTAATCACCGTACTATTAAGACTACAGCAGAGAAAAGTAATATACCACCATCAGAAGCTGTTTTCTGGTACAATATGACACCGCGACTGAGTCAAAATGAGGAATCTGTTCCACATCGTGCGTTATTCAAGTACAGTTGGCGGCATCCCTCTGTGTGTCCAgttgaggagaatgaggaggctGCATCTGTGGAGATCGGAGAGGAAGTATGGGTGAAACCTGCGGATGGCCGATGTACAACCCCGTAG